Genomic window (Gasterosteus aculeatus chromosome 1, fGasAcu3.hap1.1, whole genome shotgun sequence):
TCTCGGGGGGGTCCAGACCTGCAGGTTCCTCCTGATCTTGCGGATGTtgtgctgcagcaggaagtTGTTCTCCAGGGCGAAGCGGCTGTGTTGGTCGTCCAGCTGAACCAAAAGGTCGTGGAACCGGACGGTGGCCAGGGAGTCCTGAACGGCCACCGTGTccctgaggggggaggggaggggggggcgtttggTTACATTTTGACCTGTCGCTGTAATAAAGCTGCTGCTGAGCATATTTTCAGTATTGATGAATCTGCATGATTCATTGATGCATTGTATCAAAGCTGTATTCAAAGAGTGCTCGTCTGCTCACCAGTCGATGCTCTCGatccacctgctcaggtactgaCGGATGTCCATCGGGAACGAGTCGTCGTACAGCTGGTCCACCTGCTCCAGGTACTTGGAGTCCAACTTCTGCAGCTGGAGCCACTGCGCCATCTTCCGGGGGAACACGCGCTCACGTTTGTTCAGGTAAAGACAATTCAACGACGCACAAACAGGGGACAGTCATTTGGTCCCTGCAGACCCCCagtgttaccatagcaacaacTAGCGTTTCCTCCAACGCCCAGCGTTCTTTTaaacagaggtcaaaggtcagggagcACACAGGTTGTTTCCCTACAGAAGAAGCGCTGACTATTACTGTGTCATTACACCTTTTAGTATTAAGATGCATTCACTGTCTAGGAAACTGCGGCGTCTAAGATTTCTTTGAGAGAAAATCCGATATCTTTAGCATTATTTCTGAAACATCCCACTTTATAGAtcgtccctgaacacacctAACCGGACTTCGTGCAGAAATTGTACATTTTCAGGGTTGTTTCTAAACTGGCGTGAATACCACACGTCCAAAGGGTTATTTATCACTGGCGACGGGCAGTGACGGAACCCTTTAGCCGATTTAAGTTCAATAGTTGTGACGTCGTGAAGTGGTTGTTAAAACTTACCTTTTCTTCAGAGGAAACGTGGACAGTATTTGACCATGTACAATGTGAGAAGCTGCTAGTGTTTCTGCCGCTGTACGGAAGAAGCGTCAGTCAGTAATGGCGAGCGCTTGGTGAAATGTCCCCGCCCACTTGCAGatgtcaaccaatcagaacgacGGAAAGCGGCTGTTCCGTCAGTTCGCAAACCCCCCAGAATAACactggtaaacagtgttttcagcGTAGATTAAGTACTGGGAGCACACGATCATGAAACAACGAgtgtttatttatgttttatgcATAATGGGAGTGTATAACTACATACAACATagtatttgtatatttaaaagCAAAATAGTTCTATTTCCGGAAGAGAAACGCCAGTGCCTAGAAGAGCCGAGAGTGATCACGTGTTTTCAGAGAAAGGGAAAGTAACTTAGAAACTGAAACCTAAGTCATGACAAAGAATTGCAACCTACTACTTTGTCCGAATAGTTACAAAAATATTCCTTATATACAGGATTGGAAAATATGACATTGAAAAAATACTACTGCACACCTTTTCTACAGATACATGTTCGATTGGGCCGTAATAAAAATACTACTTACACCATAGTACTACTAGCAATAGTAATAATCTACGTCAAGACACAAAATAATACTGCAATTTGACAATGAACAATTATAAAAATCTTCCTTGGGGCTTAAATTGTGTTACCTTTCTATGACATTAAGACACTGAAAATGTTTGAATTCTCCTTTTAAAGTTGTGGGAAAaatatgaatgtttgttttagtgGCACAAGTTATTCAATAATCAGAACTACGAGTTCAGAACTAGTTTGCTCACAACACATGATAagatgtgttatatatatatatatatatatatatatatatatattactgtaTATATGAGCAATAATACTTCAATTGACAAGTTATATGCAGATGTGGGTGTTCAAACAGTATTTGTAGTACATTAATGCTTAATTATATACAGAAAGCACGAACCACGAGGAGAACATGTCTCATTAGATGCATCTATATAACACACAGTTGTCATAAAAGTTCTCACTGACGCAACCTGGAAACGATACACATTCAGGTTTAATTAATACCatttatgtatatctgtatgATGGTCATCTTCAAACGGATTACGGCTGATTTCACTAAAACACTCAGTGAGATGAAACACCGTCTTTGTGTCTAGAGCTGCGTACACTTTACAACCGTTGACCATTTCCGATACATTCAGTCCACATGTGCATTATCATTAAGTGGAATATTctgctttgtttcattttctcaagTGGATAAATTTGCCTCATATAAAGAAAACTCACTTTTGTAGACGATACGCCTGATGAAACAATACAAATACGATAGGACCAATGGGCATGCAATATGTTGGAAATTCAACTGTGTCCCTTCTGTTCcaacagcaaaacaaagacTGTTGGGTCAGAACCCCCCCGTGATGCACAACAAAACCCAGGACATCTGCACTCAAACCTCCCTCTGAGATCACAGTTCCTGGACTCACATTACAATCGGCAGATGGATCCAAAGCTTCGCTGAGTGTCTCCGACTATCTGAGGATTCAGGGGCGATTCTAAGAAACAGCCTCTACATAAATTCCGGTTCCTGCTGCACGGAAGGAGAGTTAGGGTCATAGTTTGCGTTTGGAGCCATGCTAAGCTGCAGTATTTCTCCTTAAAGGCAACATTAAGGTATAAACCGGCACAGAGGGTTGAAATGCCTTCTTCAAGTGCAGTCCCGGTAATGGCCACTAGAGGCGGCCACACGGACTACTTCTGAGGACAATGATCGTGTCCTCACGTACTAGAAGTCAACTCAACCCCCTCTAAAGGTCATTAGAGTTGACCTCCAGTGGTTCAGtgatgttctgttctgttctgctgCAACAACGCAAGTTTGGACCAGGATTCTGTTTCAGGAAGACACTTCTGTTCCGTTGGTGATAATGTATTCGTTAACCTGTAAACACGTAGTGCATGCACGGCAAGAGAAATGGAGATATTGCTGCAGCCTTCAGGCCTCGTGGAGAGGATGCAACGAGCCGTGTTCGATTACAGAAGGAACTCACGGGCGTATCAATAAGACGTgccttgattgacagctctctcaGCCAGTCACTAAACCGTctaaatcagtggtccccaaccaccgggccgtttggtaccgggccgcaccacagaaagcttatacatattttttttctgaaaaatgttttattttgaaaattgaccggattttttcctaattatgtgcgcttgTCCCTGtgacagattccccacgcgtcaccaggcgtttttcttcacgtttacaattgtcctcttacacGGCACGGCAgttgctgccccccctcccagtcggaccttctcgaccggtccgcgaaatattgtctgacatggaaacggtccgtgaggtaaaaaaggttggggaccactggtctaAAGGACAGATCACAGCGAGGACTTTACAAACACGCTTCGGGACAGAGAAGGCCGAGTCAGGCGGTTCATGTTTTTCATAATAAAGGCGGGAGGGGGAAGACTTCCTGCTGGGTTCGCTTTGGTCAAAGCTCATCTCAGGACACGTTGTCACAAGAGACTCTGGATCTCTGGGATCTCTGTTCTCTTGTTTCTGTAATGTTTGGTCTGGTGCGATCTCGATCTTTGCTATTGGATGAAAGCACAGATTAAATTAGAACACTTTGGACGTCTCTTTCATAGACGGGACGTTGCTGCGACGAAGCTCATCTCATTGATAAAAGGGAACGGGTCAAAGCGAGGCCTCCCGGGGGGCTCAGGAGCAGCCGCAGTGGTCGACCACCATGGACGGGATCTTCCCGTAGATGATCTGCTCCTTGCGGTTGAAGTAGAGCATGTTGATGGGCGACATCTTGGTGGGCGTGCAGCAGGGCCCCGCCGGGCCTCGCGGGCTGGCCTTGTTCACCAGGTGCGCGTGCGGGTACTGCTGCCGGTGCGTGAACTCGCACTCCCCGGAGCAGTAGTTGGCCCGGTAGCGCTTGGGGGCGATGATCCAGTCCCAGCCGAACTCCTCGAAGTCCACGGTGAGCGGGTAGCGGCAGCAGCGGGTCTCCGCGGACTCCTCGTCGCAGTTGAGACCCGCGTCCCGGCGGGACCTTTTGGGAACGTCGAGGATCTTCACCTCGATGAAGGGTTCCTGGAAGGAAACCGAGAAGGTACCCAGAGAAAGGCACAGACGAGGCAGCAGCGAATTGGACCTCCAGcgacgccccctccccccctcggccccgcGGGCTCCCATTGTCGACTGTTCCGCGCACTCACCAGTCCGGCCTCCCCGGGCCTGGCCGAGGTCACCGCCAGGTCTTCGCCGTCGTCGGCGTAGGCGTTGATCTCGATCCCGTAGTTGGCCTCCGGTTGACGCAGCCAcgcctgcagcagagactcgATGTCCACGCTCTGCCAGGAGCCGGCGCCGACCTTCCGGGGGGGGACGCTGACCCGGGTGCTGTTGCCCCCCTTCCCCGCCTGGAGGCGTGAGATCTGCAGGGAGACGGCGGTGACCACGTCGGCCGCTCGCAGGTGAACCCACAGCTGAGCGCGCAGGATGTTCTCGGGCTGGATCTTGGGGCTGAGGCTGAAGAGGCAGCAGGAGGACCACTCGGCCTGGGCCACGGGATCAGCTGGAAGAAATCACCACAATGTCAAATGATCCGCTGTTTCACAATTGGTGTAAATATTTGTGATCCGCAGAGGTTGAACCCGCTTTATTTTGGTGACCTTTTCtcctgccctttttttttacgcaCGACAATGAAAAGAGGCGCAGAGCAAAGAAGAAGCAAAGTAAACGCTTTCGGCTGGTGCTCAGTTACGCTTGGTGGCCATGGTGATGATGGTCTCTGTGGTGGcgtgcgcctcctcctcctcctcctccacccgcgggTCGTACTGCTCCAGCAGCTGCGTGAGAGGAGGCGCTTTGGGGAGCAGCTGGCGGATCGTGTCCCGGCTGATGTTGGGCGCCTGCTCCAGCCGCAGGATGCTGAGGATCTGGGACTTGACGCCGTGGAGCCTCATCTGCTTGCTGTGCTCCCGGAGGTCGCAGGCAGAGCACTGCTCCGCGCTCTCCGCCGGCGCCTCAGAGGTCCGGTTCGCCTCCACGGAGAGGTCCGCCGAGAAGACGACcagccagaggaagaggagcatcctgaagaagaggaggtcgGTGCAGTGTCGCTGTCTGATATGAGTCCGTCCTCGGGCCTCGGACCTTGTGATTGGCTGCTAGGAGGATCCTTGTGTGATCAGAAGGCAGATTTAAAGAGGTAGCAGGACTTGTCGTGTTCGAGTGATGGAGCCTGAGTGAAGACGTCTATTTGACTGATGTAGTTTTATTAATCACTTATTCAAAGATGCCGCTTTCCAGCAGGAGATGTTATTGCTGATCTTGttataatcatttaaaatagatttaatCTATTTGAATCAGCAGTCAGCCTCAACTCATTAGATGTTTGGTCCTGGAATTCAGAATTTGTAAAGTCGTCCAACAAGAGAAAAATATGGACAAGAGCGTCCGTAACATGTAAAAAGTTCAAAgcaagaaataaaaaatcaaacTTTAAACTTGTATAAATGATTAAGTGGTTCAGCTCCACGCTGGATGGAGCTGTGCACCTGCTGCACAAACCCGGATCAACAACCCTGCAACAACTCATTCATACAATTATATTCAACACGGGACCTTTGCAGCTTTTGGACTCTTGGAAACAATCgtattcttcttcttgtcaGATCTATAATCATCTTTTCGTAAAGAAAAGTTCGGCTATCGTTGTTAAGTTGAAATTCAGCAGAAAGCAGAAGCGTGCAGGCTGTTTATGTGCTTTATAGTTTATTATTTACTGGGCGAGGTGACCTTTTACACACTTGTTGGTTGTTAAACAGAGACCCgcggctgaggggggggggcttgttttggggaaaacacCTCTTGGAGGACGTGGTCTTTTATTCTGGAGGGTCCTTCTTCCTGCGGCGACGGAGGAGATCCGACGCTGAGATGGGATGTACCGAGTCCGTACGCTGCCGGGACCGACAGGAGGACGCTGCCGTGGACAAACACCAGCACGGAGAGACACAAGTCTTTTTAAGGGACCAGAAGGACACTGGATGTCCAGAGGAGACACCAGCGGTCGGATGTCCTCCGGACCTTCCTCCGGCCACCCAGCAGGTGCTGGATTTTGCCCAGAAGCTGTCGGAGGACGTGGTGGCTGCGGCTCTGCTGAGGAGCAGATCCACGACACCGAGTGGCCTTACACGCGAAAACTAAGACCAATGTCCAGCGTGTCCAACGTCTCGTTATCCTCTCAGAGTTTGGGCTCGTTCTCCAATGTTGCAGCCGACCTGGTGTGAGATGTTTGATGCTCAGCGTTAATCGGTAAATAAAAAGTAACTTTCTCGACCACACAGTGAGAAATGTGTCCTTGTCCTTCGGCATGTGTGATGTTATTAAAGTGACCGACCCGAGGATGAGGGACGAGATGTGTGTTCAGCTCAAAGGTCAAAAGAGTTATGTTGTATTGTTACAACGGCAGAGAACCTTGTGCTCGTGTCACATTTCATATTCACTAAAAGCGTAATATATTTATCGGTTCTGTCTTTACCGTCCTGTTAGTTAATaactgcagcaggaggtggaacCTTCCATTGGAAAGAGAAACTGTAATTCGGCGTTTTTAAAAGTTGTGAATTCCTTCTGTAaatcaaacaacaaactcatgaaTAATAAATCATCTCATCTGATGAGAAACATCCGACCCTTTATGTATATTTCCtcagaaaggagggggggggggcatggagacagagctgcaccttcctcccctcctcctccacctgtcacctcccccacctcctcctcctcctgtcacctccctcaccacctcctccacctgtcacctccctcccctcctcctccacctgtcacctccctcaccacctcctccacctgtcacctccctcccctcctcctccacctgtcacctCCCCCACCTGTCACCTCCCTCACctgtcacctcctccacctgtcgcgCCTGTCATACCTCCCTCACCtgtcacctcccccccccccggcccgagGTGTTGGCTGCAGACGGGTGAGGAGCAACGCCGTGTGTTCTGCTCGGCTCACTTCAACCTGTAATTAATGTCACACTTTGAACACAGCGACCATTTGTCCGACTGCGAGGATGCTTTATTTCAGGGAGGGCAGATTACAGGTGAGAGTCACAGGGGGGACGAGTCCGTGTGTCCTTAGAAACAGAACAAGAGTTAGTTAGAACCTACTTCTCCTTCTCAGCTTGAACCAACATCAGTTTCCTTCAACTGTTTCATCTTTGTGTGTTGTAAGTGTTTATTTCACCTGTGTTTAACAATGGCCGCCGCGGCCATGACCGTGACCACGGCCGTGACCACGACCGTGACCGTGGCCGTGACCGTGCTCTTTCTTGTGCCCGCGATGTTTCTTGCGTCTGCCACCGTGCCCGTCgtcgctgccgctgccgctccCACTTCCGCTTCCGCTGCTGCTGTCGCGACGACGGGGGCTTTGTTTGCGGTTTCCATGGCAATCGGGGCTGCTGCGCCTCTGCCTGTCGCCGTCATCTCTGTTGCGACCCCCACCTTTGCAGTCTTTGCCATCGTCGTCACGGCGACCTCCTCCACAGCCATCTTTACCGTCATCTCCACGGCGGCCGTCGTCACGGCGACCTCCTCCACAGCCATCTTTACCGTCATCTCCACGGCGGTCGTCGTCACGGCGACCCCCTTGGCGGCAGTCTTCCCCGTCCTCTCCATGACGATCGGCGTCACGGCGACCCCCAGCGGGGCCACAGTCGGACTTGCCTCCGGACCGGGGGTCGTGGTCGCGGCCCCCGCGAGGCCCCTGGTCCTCTGGTCTGGGGTCCAGGTCGTAGCCACAGGGGTGTGTGGCTGCGGGAGCACCAATCAGAATCAGGGAGTGGACACATTTCCAGATGATGAACGTGCAGGTGAAGCGTCTTACGTTTGTTGGGGTCGATGTTGCTGAACATGTCGATGGCGTCGCTCGTCGTGTCTCCGAAGAAGGAAACAGGGAGGCGCCCAGTTACATTTCAGTCAGACCAGTTCGGCGGGATCGTT
Coding sequences:
- the LOC120826663 gene encoding growth/differentiation factor 8 produces the protein MLLFLWLVVFSADLSVEANRTSEAPAESAEQCSACDLREHSKQMRLHGVKSQILSILRLEQAPNISRDTIRQLLPKAPPLTQLLEQYDPRVEEEEEEAHATTETIITMATKPDPVAQAEWSSCCLFSLSPKIQPENILRAQLWVHLRAADVVTAVSLQISRLQAGKGGNSTRVSVPPRKVGAGSWQSVDIESLLQAWLRQPEANYGIEINAYADDGEDLAVTSARPGEAGLEPFIEVKILDVPKRSRRDAGLNCDEESAETRCCRYPLTVDFEEFGWDWIIAPKRYRANYCSGECEFTHRQQYPHAHLVNKASPRGPAGPCCTPTKMSPINMLYFNRKEQIIYGKIPSMVVDHCGCS
- the LOC120826692 gene encoding uncharacterized protein LOC120826692 yields the protein MAQECRCEVLSVEHQVTRLFDREASQTRRATPSTCSATSTPTNPHTPVATTWTPDQRTRGLAGAATTTPGPEASPTVAPLGVAVTPIVMERTGKTAAKGVAVTTTAVEMTVKMAVEEVAVTTAAVEMTVKMAVEEVAVTTMAKTAKVGVATEMTATGRGAAAPIAMETANKAPVVATAAAEAEVGAAAAATTGTVADARNIAGTRKSTVTATVTVVVTAVVTVMAAAAIVKHRTHGLVPPVTLTCNLPSLK